GCGGGAACGTGGACAGGAACTTCGCGATCCGCGACCGAAAGTAGAAGGGAAGGCAAAGGATGGCTCCGAGCTGGATGACGATGGTGAACATCTTCCAGTAGCCGCTGGAGAGGCTAATCCCCAGCAGGGCCTCCGCGATCCGCAGGTGCGCGGTCGAGCTGACGGGGAGAAACTCGGTGAGTCCTTCAATGATTCCCAGGATCAGTGCCAGCAAGTATTCGTTCAATTCCCCCAGTCCCCCTAGCTACCAGCTACTCGCTACTAGCTACTACTCCACTGCATTGCTGTACAGGATCACGCCCTGCTCCACCAGGAAGGCCAGCCGCTGGGCGCGTGCTCCCCAGTCCGACTGCGGATAGGCCGATGCCACCTTCTGCGCCAGAGCGATCGCCTTCTGCCTGGCGGCCGCGGACTTTCCCTCCTGGTGGTCGCTGCGATAGATCTCGACCAGCGCCGCCTGCCGCCACGCCGCCTTGTACAGAGCCTCGGGCGCGGCCGGCGACTGCGGATGCTCGGAGGCATATCTCTCGTACAGCTCAGTTTCCTTCTCGGGGCACTTGGGCAGCCCGAGCCATTCGCCGCAGATCTTGTTGTCGAGCAGGTGATAGGCAGCGAGGTCGGCCCACTTCGTGCCCGGGAACTTCTTCATCACCAGCTTCATCATCCCTTCGTCGATGGGCGTGCGCAGGCTGGGGTCCATCTCCTTGGCCGACGGCCGCGAGAACGTGTCGTCGTAATCGATCTGCCACCTGACGTCGGCAGCCCGATAGAGCGCTTCGCCGGCTAACGGGGAATTGGGGAACAGGTCGTACACCGCGTAATACAAGCGCATGGCATCGAGGTCGGCGCCCTTGCGTCCGTGGCGGCGGCTGGCCTCAGCCTCGGAATCCACTGCCTCTCCGAACAGGATGCGGTCTCCGTTCGGCGTCTTGGCGAAGACCACGCCCTTCTCCAGCACCCAGCCGCTGACCTCGCGCCCGCCTTTCAGTGTGGGCAGGACGTGCAGCCATCCCGGAGGCCCTCCCCCGGGCACGAGCGTGAGTTCGTGCCCGCGCTGGAGTTCTTCCATCTTGGCCGAAGTAGTGTCCGGGGCGACATACAGGTTCGCCACACGCAGGTTGTAACCGCGGTCGCCAGCCGTGGCCGTCAGGGCGACCGCGAACATGGCAAGCAGAGCTGAGATCTTCGAACAGCGGGAGAACATAGAAGCAGGATTCTACACTGCGCTTAAGGATGCGCGGGGACGGCCGCGCCCTGCAGGACCTCGGCCAGCAACGCCGGCTCGACGTTGCCGCCGCTGATGACGGCCACCGAGCGGCGCGCCTTCGGGAGCTGGTCGGCGCGGAAGAGGAAGGCTGCGAACGGAACGGCTCCACTGGGCTCGGCCACCAGGTGGGCGTTCAGCGCCAGGCGGCGCATGGCTTCGCGGATCTCGTCCTCGCTGACGGTGACGATGTCGTCCACGTAGCGCTTGATGTGCTCGAAATTCAGCGGCCCCAGGCTCTGGGTGCGCAGCCCGTCGCAGATGGTGCGCGTGGTCTTCTCGGCGGCCCAGGTCACCAGGTGGCCGGTGCGCAGGCTTTCCTGGGCGTCGGCGGAAAGCTCGGGCTCGCAGCCGACCACTTTCACCTCGGGCCGGCTGAGCTTGATCGCGGTCGCGATACCGCCCAGCAACCCGCCCCCGCTCACCGGCGCCAGCACGCATTCGACGTCGGGCAAGTCCTCCAGGATCTCCAGGCCGGCGGTGCCCTGTCCGGCGATGATGTACTCGTCGTTATACGGCGGGATGATGGCGTATCCATGTTCTGCCGCCAGCTCTTCCGCCTTGGCCTGGCGCTCGCTGCTGGCCGGCCCCACGAACACGACTTCCGCGCCCAGCGCTCGCGTGGCCTCGATCTTGGTCTTGGGCGTGTTAGCAGGCATCACGACCACGGCCTTGATGCCGACCTCCCGCGCGCCGTAAGCCACGCCCTGGGCGTGGTTGCCGCTGGAGTAGGTGATGACCCCGCGCCGCCGCTCGGCCTCGGGCAACGCGGCGATCTTGTTGTACGCGCCCCGGATCTTGAACGCGCCGATGGGCTGCAGGCTCTCCGCCTTGAAGTAAAGCTTGCGCTGCGGATCGCCGTGGGGGCAGGGAATCAGCGGCGTCCGCACCGCCACGCCCTTGATGCGCTTCTGCGCCGCCCGAATGTCTTCAAGTGTGACCATCGACTATGAGCTATGCGCTATGGACGATGAGCTAGATTTCCAGGATCACCGGCATGATCAGGGGCCGGCGCTGCGTGTTCTTGGAGATGTAGCGCTTCAGGTCGGCGCGGATCTTCTCCTTGATCACGCCATAGTCGCCCTTTTCCTCTTCGCTGGATCCGTCCAGGGTCTTGAGGATGACGTTCCGCGCCTCCACCAGGAAGCCATTCTCCGCGCCCCCGGCGGCGAAGCCGCGCATTACGATCTCCGGGGTGCGTTCCACTTTTCCGGTCAGCTTGTTGATGGCGATGATGGGGAGCACGATGCCGTCTTCGCTCAGCGCCCGGCGGTCCTTGATGATGAGGTCCTCGACCACGTCGCCCATCGAGCCGGAATCGATGCACACGCGGCCCACGGTGGTCTTCCCGATCTTGCGCGCGCCCAGTTCGTCGAATTCCAGGATCTCCCCCGACTCCAGCAGCATGACGCTGCCCACCGCGCCGTGCATGGTCTTTGCTAGCTCGCAGTGGCGCCGCAGTTGCCGGTACTCCCCGTGGATGGGGATGAAGTATTTCGGCTTCACCAGGTTGATGATGAGCTTGAGCTCTTCCTGGCTGGCGTGTCCGCTGACGTGCACCGGCGGATAGGTGCCGTCCTCATAGACCACCAGCGCCTCGCGGCGGAAGAGGTGGTCAATCATGCGGTAGATGCTCTTCTCGTTGCCGGGGATGATGCGCGACGACAGCACCACGGTGTCGCCCTTCTCGATCTTGGCGTGCTTGTGGTTGTCCACCGCAGCCCGCGACAGCGCCGACATGGGCTCGCCCTGCGTGCCGCTGATCAGCACACAAACCTTGTCGGGCGCGAAATCCTTGACTTGGCCGCCGTGGATGAGGGTGCCGTCGGGGATATCGAGGTACCCGAGGTCCATGGCGATCTCGGCGGATTCGTTCATCGAGCGGCCGATGAGCGCCACCTTGCGGGCGTGCTCGACCGCCATCTCGATCGCCACCTTGATGCGGTGGATGGAAGACGAGAAGCACGCGATGAACAGCCGCCGGTCCGCCCGCAGGTACACCTCGTCGAACTTGCGACGCACCGCTCGCTCGCTGGGGGTGTAGCCCGGGCGCTCCACGTTGGTGGAGTCCTGGAACAGCGCCAGCACGCCCGTCTTGCCGTATTCGGCGAAGGTGTGCAGGTCGAAGAGCCGGTTGTCGGTAGGCGTCGGATCCACCTTGAAGTCGCCGGTGTGGATGATGACCCCAAGCGGCGTGTGGATAGCCAGCGACACGCAGTCCACCAGGCTGTGCGTCACCTGGATGGGATTGATGACGAATGGCCCGATGGTGATCCGCTCGCCCGCCCGGATGTCCTCGAGGAATGCGTTGTCCAGCAGCCCGTGCTCTTCCAGCTTGTTCTCGACGTAGGCCAGGGTGAATTCGGTGCCGTACACCGGCACATTCAGCTCGCTGAGGATCCAGGGCAGGGCGCCGATGTGGTCCTCGTGCCCGTGGGTGAGGACGATGGCCCGCACCTTGTCGCGGTTCTCCAACAGGTAGGTGATGTCGGGGACAACGATGTCCACGCCCAGCAGCTCAGCTTCGGGGAACATCAGGCCGGCGTCGATGACGATGATGTCGTCACCCCAGCGCAGGGCCATGCAGTTCATCCCGAACTCGCCCAGGCCGCCGAGCGGCACGATATGGAGTTTCCCAGCAGGCATAAAGAATCTTTGATGCTAGCACAGCGCGGGACAAAGTAGCCCGCCCGCCCTCGCGCGGGCCGCGTTACACTGATGACGATGTCCTCGCCTGGCTGGCTTTCCCGTCGTCTGGAGAATGTGATCCGCGGCAGCCTGGTCCGCGCCTACGAGACCGTGCGCGTCGATCCCGCGCACTTCCTCTTTCAGTTGCAGGGGGCCCACGGCCTGCCCATCTCGACTTTCCGTGGGATGGCCACGCTGCCGCTGGAGACGGTGGAGGGCATAGCCGAACAGACCATCCGCGCCGGCATGAAGATCGCCGCCGTCGAAGGCGCCGGCATGGGGCTGGGCGGCTTGCTGACCATCGTCCCCGACATGGGCATCCTGGCTGCCATCACCCTGCGTACAGTGCAGAAGCTCAGCCTCATCTACGGCTTCGAATTCAACACCGACGAGGAGGTGGCCGAACTGTGGGTGGCGATGGCCAGCGCAGCGGGCGTGGACATCAGCCGCGAGCTGGTGGAGAAACAGATCGTCAACCGCTTCGTGCCCCGGGTGATCCGGCGCATCGCCGCCCAGGCCAGCGCCGAGTTCGTAGAGAAATGGACCGGCCGCCTGATCCCGCTGCTTAGCGCCGCCATCGGCGCGGGCCTCAATTACTATTTTGTGCGCGTCTGGGGCGAGCGCGCCCGCGCCCACTTCCGCGAGAAGCACCTGCGCCTGCGCCAGCGCCAGCAGTTGCTTGCCGTGTCCGAACCCCTGCAGCTGCCATCCACCTGATTTAACCGCGGAGATCGCCGAGAACGCAGAGAATCAAAGAAAAGGCTGAACCACGGATGCACACGGATCACCCGGATTTCCTGTTTGATCTCAGATCCGTGAATATCCGTACCCATCCGTGGCCGGTATTTCCTCGGCGTTCTCTGCGTGCTCGGCGGTGAAAAACTACTGTGCCGCGCCCTGAAGCACTGCCGGCGACGGGTGTGCCGTTCCCAGTTCGCCCTCCCAGCGGGCGATCACCGCGGTCGCCAGGCAGTTCCCGATGACGTTCACCGCGGTGCGCGCCATGTCCATGATGGGGTCGATGCCCAGCAGCACGAACACCGGCTCGCTGGGCAGTCCGAACGAGGCCGCCGTCGCCATCAAGATGACGAGCGACGCCCGCGACACCCCGGCCACTCCCTTGCTGGTCAGCATCAGCGTGAGCATCAAGACCAGTTGCTGCCCCAGCGACAGGTGCATGCCTCCCGCCTGGGCGACGTAGATCGAGGCCACCGAGAGGTACAGCGTGCTGCCGTCCAGGTTGAAGCTGTAACCCGTGGGCATCACGAAGGCGACGATCGGACGCGGCACCCCGAAGGCCTCCATCTGCTCCATGGCGCGGGGTAGGGCGGCCTCAGAGGTCGAGGTCGCGAAGGCGATCGACGCCGGTTCCGCCACCGCACGCGCGAACCGCCGCACCGGGACCCGCGCCAGCAGCGCGATGGGCAGAAGCACCCCACCGAGGAAGACGACCAGCGCGACGTACAGGGTCGCGATCACCTTGGCCAGGCTGGCTACGATCCCGATGCCGGTGTGTCCCACCGTGTAGGCCACCGCCCCGAAGATGCCGAACGGCGCGAACAGCATCACGAGGTTGGTGAACTTGAACATCACCTCCGACAGGCTCTCGGTGAAGGCCAACATCGGCTTGCGCTTTTGCTCGTTCACCATCGCCAGGGCGATGCCGAACAGGATCGCGAACACCACCACCTGCAGCACCTGGTTCTCGGCCACCGACTTGGCGATGTTCTCGGGAAAGACGTGCAGGATCACCTCGGAGGCGCTCAGCTTCGCCACCGGCAGCTCCGCGGCCGGGGCCGAGGCGCCGATCTTCGCACCCGCTCCCGCCTGGCTGAGGTTGATGGCCGCCAACCCGATGAACAGCGCCACCGTCGTCACCAGCTCGAAATAGACGATTGCCTTGATGCCCATCCGCCCGACCTTTTTCAGGTCGGCGTGCCCGGCGATGCCGCTCACCAGGGTCCCGAACAGCAACGGCGCGATGATGACCTTGATGAGCCGGATGAAGATCTGCCCCACGACCTTCAGGGCGTCGGAATACTGCGGCAAGTCGTGTCCGACCTCCGCGCCGGCGATCATGGCGACAAAGATCCAGGTGGTCAGCGAGCGGCGGAAGGCGGCATAGGCGATCAGCGCGACGATCGCCAGCCAGCGGGTGGTGCTCGGGACTGGGGTCGATAAGTGGGCAAGATTGGCGACGGCGGCCAGAAATACGAGCGCCAGCGCAACGACCAGGAGCCTGCGGCTCACCGCAGCAGTTCCTCCAGCGAGATCCCGCGCTCCGTCTTCTCGTCGCGATACTTCACGATCACCGGCGTGTACAGCGACAGCCCCCACTCCGTCGCCTTGCCCTTCTGGATGGCGCGCGACCCGGGCACCACTACCGCTCCTTCCGGGATCTCCAGAGGATGCGTCTCGGTGGCGCGATACACTTCGCCCCGCACCAGGTCATAGACCGGTGTGGAGCGGGTCAGGATGACGCCGGCGCCCAGGACTGCCCGCGCGCGCACCAGCGTCCCTTCGTAGATGCCGCAATTGCCGCCCACCAGCACCTGGTCCTCGATGATCACGGGCGCGGCATTCACCGGCTCGAGCACCCCGCCCACCTGCGCCGCCGCACTCAGGTGCACCTGGCGCCCGACCTGGGCGCAGGACCCGACCAGGGCGTGGGAGTCGATCATGGTGGCTTCGTCCACGTAGGCGCCGACGTTGATGAACATCGGTGGCATGCAGATCACCGTGGGCGCGATGTACGCTCCCAGCCTTGCCGACGAGCCGCCCGGCACCACCCGGACCGCGTCTTTCAGCCGGAAACGGCGCGCCGGGAAGGTGTCCTTGTCCACGAAGGTCAGCCCCGACGGGTCGCCCATCTCCGCCAGCTCGCCGAGCAGAAAACCGAGCAGGATTCCTTTCTTGACCCAGGCGTTCACCACCCACTTGCCCTCTTTCTTGTGGGCGGCGCGGACCTCGCCCCGGGTCAGGGCCATGCGGAAGTCATTGAAGATGCGGTGGGCGTCGGTATCGCCCCGGGCCTGGGCTCCCAGCCCCGACAGCCGCTCGATGTCCGCGATCAGCTCTTTCACTGCGCGGCAGTATAGCCGAGGCGTGGAAGCCGTCGAAGTTCTTTCCCGCCGCCGCTGCGTCGGCGGCGTCATCCATTTCGTGCGCAAAAAGAAAGCCGGGCGTCTTCGCCCGGCTTCTCTGCACTCTGTACTCTGCACTCTGAACTATCTTGCCGCGCCCACTCCGGCCAGCAGTGCCAGCTCGACC
The genomic region above belongs to Terriglobales bacterium and contains:
- a CDS encoding threonine/serine dehydratase; amino-acid sequence: MVTLEDIRAAQKRIKGVAVRTPLIPCPHGDPQRKLYFKAESLQPIGAFKIRGAYNKIAALPEAERRRGVITYSSGNHAQGVAYGAREVGIKAVVVMPANTPKTKIEATRALGAEVVFVGPASSERQAKAEELAAEHGYAIIPPYNDEYIIAGQGTAGLEILEDLPDVECVLAPVSGGGLLGGIATAIKLSRPEVKVVGCEPELSADAQESLRTGHLVTWAAEKTTRTICDGLRTQSLGPLNFEHIKRYVDDIVTVSEDEIREAMRRLALNAHLVAEPSGAVPFAAFLFRADQLPKARRSVAVISGGNVEPALLAEVLQGAAVPAHP
- a CDS encoding 2,3,4,5-tetrahydropyridine-2,6-dicarboxylate N-succinyltransferase → MKELIADIERLSGLGAQARGDTDAHRIFNDFRMALTRGEVRAAHKKEGKWVVNAWVKKGILLGFLLGELAEMGDPSGLTFVDKDTFPARRFRLKDAVRVVPGGSSARLGAYIAPTVICMPPMFINVGAYVDEATMIDSHALVGSCAQVGRQVHLSAAAQVGGVLEPVNAAPVIIEDQVLVGGNCGIYEGTLVRARAVLGAGVILTRSTPVYDLVRGEVYRATETHPLEIPEGAVVVPGSRAIQKGKATEWGLSLYTPVIVKYRDEKTERGISLEELLR
- a CDS encoding ribonuclease J, which translates into the protein MPAGKLHIVPLGGLGEFGMNCMALRWGDDIIVIDAGLMFPEAELLGVDIVVPDITYLLENRDKVRAIVLTHGHEDHIGALPWILSELNVPVYGTEFTLAYVENKLEEHGLLDNAFLEDIRAGERITIGPFVINPIQVTHSLVDCVSLAIHTPLGVIIHTGDFKVDPTPTDNRLFDLHTFAEYGKTGVLALFQDSTNVERPGYTPSERAVRRKFDEVYLRADRRLFIACFSSSIHRIKVAIEMAVEHARKVALIGRSMNESAEIAMDLGYLDIPDGTLIHGGQVKDFAPDKVCVLISGTQGEPMSALSRAAVDNHKHAKIEKGDTVVLSSRIIPGNEKSIYRMIDHLFRREALVVYEDGTYPPVHVSGHASQEELKLIINLVKPKYFIPIHGEYRQLRRHCELAKTMHGAVGSVMLLESGEILEFDELGARKIGKTTVGRVCIDSGSMGDVVEDLIIKDRRALSEDGIVLPIIAINKLTGKVERTPEIVMRGFAAGGAENGFLVEARNVILKTLDGSSEEEKGDYGVIKEKIRADLKRYISKNTQRRPLIMPVILEI
- a CDS encoding EcsC family protein, whose protein sequence is MSSPGWLSRRLENVIRGSLVRAYETVRVDPAHFLFQLQGAHGLPISTFRGMATLPLETVEGIAEQTIRAGMKIAAVEGAGMGLGGLLTIVPDMGILAAITLRTVQKLSLIYGFEFNTDEEVAELWVAMASAAGVDISRELVEKQIVNRFVPRVIRRIAAQASAEFVEKWTGRLIPLLSAAIGAGLNYYFVRVWGERARAHFREKHLRLRQRQQLLAVSEPLQLPST
- a CDS encoding cation:dicarboxylase symporter family transporter, whose protein sequence is MSRRLLVVALALVFLAAVANLAHLSTPVPSTTRWLAIVALIAYAAFRRSLTTWIFVAMIAGAEVGHDLPQYSDALKVVGQIFIRLIKVIIAPLLFGTLVSGIAGHADLKKVGRMGIKAIVYFELVTTVALFIGLAAINLSQAGAGAKIGASAPAAELPVAKLSASEVILHVFPENIAKSVAENQVLQVVVFAILFGIALAMVNEQKRKPMLAFTESLSEVMFKFTNLVMLFAPFGIFGAVAYTVGHTGIGIVASLAKVIATLYVALVVFLGGVLLPIALLARVPVRRFARAVAEPASIAFATSTSEAALPRAMEQMEAFGVPRPIVAFVMPTGYSFNLDGSTLYLSVASIYVAQAGGMHLSLGQQLVLMLTLMLTSKGVAGVSRASLVILMATAASFGLPSEPVFVLLGIDPIMDMARTAVNVIGNCLATAVIARWEGELGTAHPSPAVLQGAAQ
- a CDS encoding undecaprenyl-diphosphate phosphatase → MNEYLLALILGIIEGLTEFLPVSSTAHLRIAEALLGISLSSGYWKMFTIVIQLGAILCLPFYFRSRIAKFLSTFPRGERGERNALTHPVGLTLVAFVFTAVPSLLMTKIIGKHLESL